CAAGCTGATCAAACACTTGAGCAAGCTGAGCCTGTTTGCGGAATTGTGGATTACGGGAGAGTTCTTTAAGCAGTGATGCCATTTGTGCCTCAACGGGCGCATCTGGACGACGGGCACCCAGTCTCAGTAGATCGCAAATTCATTCCAGAGCGGGTAAGTAGATGGCTGTGATGACTGGAAAATGCCGCTCCACTNNNNNNNNNNNNNNNNNNNNNNNNNNNNNNNNNNNNNNNNNNNNNNNNNNNNNNNNNNNNNNNNNNNNNNNNNNNNNNNNNNNNNNNNNNNNNNNNNNNNNNNNNNNNNNNNNNNNNNNNNNNNNNNNNNNNNNNNNNNNNNNNNNNNNNNNNNNNNNNNNNNNNNNNNNNNNNNNNNNNNNNNNNNNNNNNNNNNNNNNNNNNNNNNNNNNNNNNNNNNNNNNNNNNNNNNNNNNNNNNNNNNNNNNNNNNNNNNNNNNNNNNNNNNNNNNNNNNNNNNNNNNNNNNNNNNNNNNNNNNNNNNNNNNNNNNNNNNNNNNNNNNNNNNNNNNNNNNNNNNNNNNNNNNNNNNNNNNNNNNNNNNNNNNNNNNNNNNNNNNNNNNNNNNNNNNNNNNNNNNNNNNNNNNNNNNNNNNNNNNNNNNNNNNNNNNNNNNNNNNNNNNNNNNNNNNNNNNNNNNNNNNNNNNNNNNNNNNNNNNNNNNNNNNNNNNNNNNNNNNNNNNNNNNNNNNNNNNNNNNNNNNNNNNNNNNNNNNNNNNNNNNNNNNNNNNNNNNNNNNNNNNNNNNNNNNNNNNNNNNNNNNNNNNNNNNNNNNNNNNNNNNNNNNNNNNNNNNNNNNNNNNNNNNNNNNNNNNNNNNNNNNNNNNNNNNNNNNNNNNNNNNNNNNNNNNNNNNNNNNNNNNNNNNNNNNNNNNNNNNNNNNNNNNNNNNNNNNNNNNNNNNNNNNNNNNNNNNNNNNNNNNNNNNNNNNNNNNNNNNNNNNNNNNNNNNNNNNNNNNNNNNNNNNNNNNNNNNNNNNNNNNNNNNNNNNNNNNNNNNNNNNNNNNNNNNNNNNNNNNNNNNNNNNNNNNNNNNNNNNNNNNNNNNNNNNNNNNNNNNNNNNNNNNNNNNNNNNNNNNNNNNNNNNNNNNNNNNNNNNNNNCGTGTGTTCGATGCTATCGCCTCGGCTGGCAGCCCGCAGCAGGATCTCGAATAGGTCTTGGGGGGTGTATCCGCCTTTCATGTTCAGTGGAACAGACTCGAGTAGACAATCAAGGGCAGCTTCCAGTGTCCCTTCATCGGTCAGAGCGGGAGCAGGAGATAATGAAGATGGGTAGGTCGTCATGGCTTGATCTAATGCTTTTAGCCTGACCCTACCCCTTTCCTAGAGAATTTGCGATCTACTGAGTCTACCAATCAGCCAGCGATCGAGGTTGGCTTGCACATTTAACTCGCTCGCATCAGAAGAGGTTGCGAGTTCAGTCAGCTCGGCAAGCTGGCGCAAAACGGAGTGGGTGGCAATCTCATCCGGCAGAGGCTGGTTTGGATAAGGAGATCGACGAGATTGATCGTTCATCAGTTGCGATTGGCAGGTTTGAGTGAAACCTTGCGCCTGAGCCGGAATAATGGGCAGGGATGTGGTGATCAGCAAACCGAGCAGCGTAGCAACCATCGAGCGATCGACCATAAAAGAGAACCAGTCAATATCTGAACAAGTTTATTGAACCAAAGAGTTTCAGAAATGTTTCCAGGGTTGTGCAGCACCAATGAGAAGGATGACAGCACCCCCAAACAAGTATTATCAGAGTTGGAAGTTAGGTTTCGCCGCCTCAGGGGGTAACAGAAAGCTTGAAGCAGATGTGTAGCAGGGGATAGAGCCGCTAAACACAAAAAAAGATAGGCTTGCTACTTGACCACAAGCCTACCCCTAAAAATGCTGCCTCTATTCTACCAAGCTCACCTCCAACAGTGCCTCAGTCCTCGCCATTACTTACTTGTGAATCTGCTGGTGTTGCTATTGCAATGGCATAAACAAGTGCGCCTCGAAAGACTTGCGACCACCTTGCCTCTACCGATTCAATTCGAGGGTCGTCGCCGCTGTTTGCAACGCTTGTTTTCGAGCCCTCAGTTGCACATTGATACCCTCTGGTTGCCCTTAGTCGGCTACTTGCTATCTTGCCAATTCCGAGTCGGACAAACTCTTTACTTGGTCCTCGACCGCACGCAGTGGCAAGGGGTGAATGTGCTGATGGCGAGTGTGATTTATCGAGGGCGGGCTCTGCCCTTGTACTGGCAGTTCTTGTCGCATTCTGGAAGTTCGGGCTTAGCGCAACAACAAGCGGTTTTGCGCCCACTTTCAGCGCTACTCAAGCCTTATCAAGTCGTGGTCTTAGGGGACCGGGAATTCTGCTCGGTGCATCTAGCGCAATGGTTGGGCCAAGAACAGCTCAGCTTCTGTTTACGCTTACGCTGTAACGAGTACGTTCAAGATGAAACGGGTTTGGTTGAGCAACTCCAACACCTGGGATTAAAACCCGGTCAATCGCGCTTTTTCGAGCAGGTGAGGGTGACGAAACAAGGGGGTCTGGGATTGTTTAATGTGGCTTGCTATTGGAAACGAGCATATCGAGGCCATTGCGAGAAAAGTGCTTGGTTTCTCTTAACCAATCTGCCCTCTTTAGGTGCTGCTGTGACGGCTTATCAACATCGCATGGGCATCGAAGCTTTCTTTCGTGACTACAAAAGTGGAGGGTATCAAGTCGAATCCACTCGTCTGAATCCTCAGCGCTTATCAGGTTTATTTGTTCTCTTAGCCCTTGCTTATACCAGTGCAGTCATTCAAGGCCATGAAGTTCGCACTCAAGGCTTAGCTAGCTATATTTGTCGAGCCAAAGAAGGACGAAGAATGCGTCGCAGACATAGCGATTTTTGGATAGGTTTGTATGCTCAAGCTTGGTTGGAAGGGATGGATTTAGCCACCGATTGGGTAGAGTCTTGGATGCAGCTTAGTGGCAATAAGCAATCCTATCTTCAGCGAGGACTAGACGCTGCTTCCCGCCTCCAGTCCTTGTTCTAGCCTTCTTGTTACCCCCTGAGGTTTCGCCGCCTTAAGCGTTACCTCTTTAAGATTGAATCCATAAAGCTCAGCCCAACCTGCGGTGAGAAGAACGAATCTACGGCGAGATCTACCGAACTAGCAAATGCTGAACCGAGCAGAAATTTTAGATCGGGCTTTTGGTTTGATTGCCCCGTCAGAGCTTTTACCTTTAGCGGAGCAGGAATAGCCAGCTCTTTAAAGCATTTGTTCAATCCGGCGGAAATCGCGTTCTACTTCGGCCCAGAGCGATCGATTGTGGGGATCGGTGCGGAGGGCTTTTTTCAGGTAGATTCTGGCTTTATCTAGCTGCTTTTGGCTGACCAAGTGCCGACCCAAGCGTTGATACACGATCGCTTGCCATTGGCGCACCTCTGGGTCTTGGGGGATGCGTTGGGCTAACCCTTCTACAATCGTGACGGCTTTGGGAAAGCGCTGATCTCTCAACAACTGCTGGAGCTGTTCGTAAACCGCTTGCTTTAGTTTGCGCTCTACTGCCGAAAGCTGCGGATTGAACTCAACTCCGGGTTGCTTCTTGGTTACCTTAACCTGATCCGGCGTAGTCCGCTTCACCGTCACCTTGGGCGTAGGAGGGGGAGACTTGGCGGTAGTATGAGCCGTAGCGGCCTTGTTAGCTGCGCCTTGGCTTTGGCTAGCCTGTCCCTCTGACGACTTCACCGTACTCAAGAGAATTTTGTAAGCTGCCGTTAGCTCAATAAACTTTTCCTTAGCACGCTGATCTCCTGGATTCACGTCAGGATGATACTGCCGCGCTAAACGACGGTAAGAAGCTTTGATTTCGGCAAAGGAAGCACCTGAGCGCAGCCCTAGAAGACGGTAGCAATCTGCAACATTCATTGAAATGAAAAATGGCAGAATTATCAGATTCTGCCACTACTAAAGATAGATTGACATCTGAGCAAGAATCAAGAAATCCATCCAGGCTTCATGGGTTCTTGACTCCTACTGGGTAGTTAAGGGGCGCGATCGTCTAAAACGCGATCGACCAAACCGTATTCTTTGGCTTCTTCAGCTGACATAAAGAAGTCTCGATCCATGTCTTTCTCAATCTTCTGTAGGGTTTGGCCCGTCTTGTCAGCATAAATTTGGTTGAGTTGACGACGAATCCGCAAAATTTCTCGTGCTTCAATCTCAATGTCGGTAGCCTGCCCACGGGTGCCGCCAGAAGGCTGGTGAATCATGATCCGCGAGTGGGGTAGGGCTAAGCGCTTCCCTTTTGTTCCAGCGGCTAGCAGGAAGGAACCCATAGAAGCAGCCAAGCCAACACAAATGGTCACCACGTCGGATTTAATGTGCTGCATGGTGTCGTAAATCGCCATGCCAGACGTGACCATACCGCCAGGAGAGTTGATGTATAGATAAATATCTTTGCCAGGATCTTCTGAATCCAGGTACAGCATCACCGCAATGATCTGGTTGGCGATCTCATCATCCACATCGCGCCCCAAGAAGATAATTCGTTCTCGGTAAAGGCGGTTGTAGATGTCGATCCACTGGGTAAATTGTTCCCCCGGCATCCGGTAGGGAACCTTAGGAACGCCAATAGGCATAATATGCTCCGTCAATCAATGAGGTGAGGGGTGGGCAAGTCAGGGGTGGGCAAGTCAGGGGTGAGCGGATGAGCAGGTGAGGGGCCAATAAGTTCTTAACACCTCTGCTCTCTCCTAACTCTTCACTGCTTAGATCACTCCTGCGGGCAGAGGGGGGTGGGCAAGGTCTTCTTTTTCTAAGACTCGATCAATCAAGCCGTAGGGAACGGCTTCCTGAGGAGTGATATAGAAGATCCGATCCATATCTTTGGTAATTTTTTCGTGGGATTGGCCAGTATTCTCTGCCAAAATATCGACCATCGTTCTTTTGTTAGCTAGCACCTCTTTCGCCCGAATTTGAATATCGGTGGCTTGGCCGCGAGCGTAGCTTTTGGGTTGATGCAACACAATGGTGGCATTGGGCAAGCTAGCTCGGCAGCCTTTGGTACCAGCGGACAAAAGCATGGCCGCCATTCCCATTGCTGAGCCCAAACAGATGGTGTGAATGGGGGGCTTGATGTACTTCATGGTGTCGCAGATGGCGAAAGCTTCTGTTTCAAAGCCGACGGGCTCGCCATTGTAGCTAGAAGTCCCAGTGGAGTTGATATAGATTTTGATGGGTTTTTCTGGGTCTTCGTACTGTAAGTACAATAATTCCGCAATGATTAACTCAGTTACGGCGGGAACTAGCGGCATCCCTAGATAAACAATCCGCTCCTTGAGCAACAAGGAAGGTAAATCTGGAGGGGGGGTTCGAGAGAACGCATCTCCATAGTAGGGAGATTGAACGGCTTGGATCGGTAGGTTCATAGCCTGTGCGTGTCTTTGCCTGTAATTAATGGCGCTATTTTTAACAATAGTAGCGTGCCTCCGCCTCTGAGCGTCGGAGTGGTATCCGACTAGCACTAATGGCGCGGTTTTAGCTTGATTTATCGGAAGAATTACCTCCCGATTCCGTAGCGTCTGTTATGGATGGTGAGGTTAGTAGTACCCTCCTCTATCTGCCTGCCCAGGAGCCTTGGTTATGAAAGTCAACCTGCAACCGACCCTCAACGATCGCCACTTAGATGCGACGCAATCGAG
This region of Trichocoleus desertorum NBK24 genomic DNA includes:
- a CDS encoding IS4 family transposase, yielding MLPLFYQAHLQQCLSPRHYLLVNLLVLLLQWHKQVRLERLATTLPLPIQFEGRRRCLQRLFSSPQLHIDTLWLPLVGYLLSCQFRVGQTLYLVLDRTQWQGVNVLMASVIYRGRALPLYWQFLSHSGSSGLAQQQAVLRPLSALLKPYQVVVLGDREFCSVHLAQWLGQEQLSFCLRLRCNEYVQDETGLVEQLQHLGLKPGQSRFFEQVRVTKQGGLGLFNVACYWKRAYRGHCEKSAWFLLTNLPSLGAAVTAYQHRMGIEAFFRDYKSGGYQVESTRLNPQRLSGLFVLLALAYTSAVIQGHEVRTQGLASYICRAKEGRRMRRRHSDFWIGLYAQAWLEGMDLATDWVESWMQLSGNKQSYLQRGLDAASRLQSLF
- a CDS encoding J domain-containing protein produces the protein MNVADCYRLLGLRSGASFAEIKASYRRLARQYHPDVNPGDQRAKEKFIELTAAYKILLSTVKSSEGQASQSQGAANKAATAHTTAKSPPPTPKVTVKRTTPDQVKVTKKQPGVEFNPQLSAVERKLKQAVYEQLQQLLRDQRFPKAVTIVEGLAQRIPQDPEVRQWQAIVYQRLGRHLVSQKQLDKARIYLKKALRTDPHNRSLWAEVERDFRRIEQML
- a CDS encoding ATP-dependent Clp protease proteolytic subunit, with the protein product MPIGVPKVPYRMPGEQFTQWIDIYNRLYRERIIFLGRDVDDEIANQIIAVMLYLDSEDPGKDIYLYINSPGGMVTSGMAIYDTMQHIKSDVVTICVGLAASMGSFLLAAGTKGKRLALPHSRIMIHQPSGGTRGQATDIEIEAREILRIRRQLNQIYADKTGQTLQKIEKDMDRDFFMSAEEAKEYGLVDRVLDDRAP
- a CDS encoding ATP-dependent Clp protease proteolytic subunit → MNLPIQAVQSPYYGDAFSRTPPPDLPSLLLKERIVYLGMPLVPAVTELIIAELLYLQYEDPEKPIKIYINSTGTSSYNGEPVGFETEAFAICDTMKYIKPPIHTICLGSAMGMAAMLLSAGTKGCRASLPNATIVLHQPKSYARGQATDIQIRAKEVLANKRTMVDILAENTGQSHEKITKDMDRIFYITPQEAVPYGLIDRVLEKEDLAHPPLPAGVI